TAAGTACGTCCGGTGTATTTTGATAGTCTGTCACAAAATTCCACGGCTTCATACCATGATATTGTTTCTACAGGGCGATCGCTCGTTTTAAATCTAGATGGATCGGGATCGAGTTCGCAATTGACTCGTTCAAAAGTTGCAACCATTTGCCATTGTTCTTGGGTAATATGATACTTCCCCATGAAAAAAGGTTGAATTGTGACCTGGTGTAAGGGTCGCTCGGAGTCTTCGCTGCTACATTCTGCTTCAGAAGCACCCATTGTGAATGTACCGCCAGGAATAGCAACCATGTCTAGAGTAACGCCATTACCAAAGTCTTCCGTTAAAGACTGAACTTGACGCTGTTCTTGGTTAACGATCTCGCCCTTAGCATTAACGGTAGCGACATCAAATGAAAAAGAGGTGACTTGCTTCGACCTTAAATCCATTATTAATCTTTAGGTGAGTTAAGATTTTACTTGAAATGGCTAAATCATAACCAAACACCATCATAATTTAACTGAGGGGCTTCTAAGAAATCAATTCCTGCATAGGGGGTGGCTATCCCTGTCTGAACCTTTTATAAATTTTTGTAAATAAATAGAAAACTGTGCGTAAATCTGAGCGTGTATACCGAAAAGTAAGATAAATTTTCTACGCGAGCAGCTAATGATCAAAAAAATCCTTATCCTATCAGCAAATCCAAAGAACACAAGCAAGCTGCGTTTAGATGAAGAGGTACGGGAAATACAAGCGGGTTTGGAACGTGCCAAAGCTAGAGAACAGTTTGAAATTATTACGAGATGGGCAGTTCGCATTGAAGACTTGTATCGAGCTTTGTTAGATTACCAACCACAGATTGTCCATTTTTCCGGACATGGGGTAGGAAGTGATGGCTTGGCTTTAGAAAATAACTCTGGAGAACTGCAATTAGTTAGCACGCAATCTCTAGCAGGATTATTTGAATTGTTTAAGGAAACTATTGAGTGTGTTTTCTTGAATGCTTGCTATTCTGAAACGCAAGCTGAAGCAATTCACCAACATATAAATTATGTAGTTGGTATGAGCCAGACTATTAACGATCGCGCAGCCATTGATTTTGCTAAAGGGTTTTATGATGCACTTGGAGCAGGGAAATCCTATGAGTTTGCTTACAAATTTGGCTGTCATGCGATCGCTCTACAAGGAATTTCGGAGTTAGAAGCCCCAGTCTTAAAAAGTAGGGAAAGTGCAGTTTCTGTTAACAGTGCAACAAATTCCAACCAAGAATCTAATTTAGGGAATACAAAAGAGCGATCGACACAAGAAAATCAGCAAGAATCAGCTTTACCAAATATCAACCAACAGGCTGGAGATAACGCGATTCAATTTGGACACATCGGACAAGCTGGAAATCTGAACTTTCATCGCTAGAATTAAGATTATGCAGGGTACTATTTCACAGTCGGCTGGCAACCATGCTATTCAGTTTGGATACGTTGGACAGATAGAATCCTTGTCTGTTGATAATAGAAGTCAGCAAGCAACTGGTAATGGTATCCTTCAAGTTCAAATTGGCTCGATTACAGGAAGTACCGTCAATGTCTCCCATGGGGAACAGCAACAATCTCCACAACTTCGTTCTCTTCCTGTCCTTTTAGTTCCCCGTTCTTTTCCCTTATTGTTAGGTCGTCGGGAAGAAGTGAAAGTTGCAGTGAATGCTCTACCCTATGACCAACCAGTAGAATTCTATGGTTCCCCAGGGATAGGAAAAACAGCATTACTGAGACATCTAGCTCATCATCCCTCAATAACTCCTGCTTTCTCCGATGGGATTGTTTACCATCACTCAACTCGTCACCAACCAGTTTCCGATTTGCTCCAAATTCTTTTCAATGCTTTTCATGAAAGTAGCGTTCCTTTTAAATCAACAGATATTCAAATACGTCATGCTTTCCAGGAAAAAAGAATTCTTATTATATTAGAAGTTGCAAAGCTCAATGGAGAAGAATTAGAAAATCTACTCAATAGCTTACCGAGTTGTACTTTTCTTGTCACTTCACAAGAACGCCAATTGTGGGGAGAAGGACACTCTGTAGGACTCCACGGACTGCACTTAAATGATGCGGTGTCTCTTGTTGCAAGAGAACTGGGGCGCACTCTTAGCCCGGAAGAACGCCTTGTTGCAGAAAAACTTTGCACTGCTTTACAGGGACATCCATTGCGAATCCTGCAAACAGTCGCGCTTGTCAGAGAGGACAATATTTCGCTAGCACTTATGCAAGAGCGAATACAATCTACCACTTCAACTCTAGGCTGGGTTGAACAACTTCTGGCTTCCTTACAAAAACCACAGAAGTTAATTGTCACGGCATTAGCAGCTTTGGGTGGTGTAGCCTTGGGAGTAGAATTGCTAGAAAATTTAACTGAAATTCCACAAGTCAAGCTTGTGCTAGAAACATTAACACGGCGTAACTTATTGCAAGTTGATGGTTCGCGTTACAGTTTAAGTAACAACTTGATTGAGTACATTCAACAACACTGGAACTTAACACCTTTTTTGGAGAAGGCTACAACATACTTCACCACTTGGATTCAACAACAAACAACTCCACAAAGTTTATTAGAAGAATGTGATGCCATTCTCCAAGTTTTAGAGTGGGCTGTCAAAGTTGGTCGCTGGTCTGACGTGATTTGCTTGGGAAGAGGTATAGAAGGTACACTTGCTTTGAGTGGGCAATGGGGTACGTGGCAAATAGTGCTGCAGCATCTGCTTCAGGCGGCGCGTGTTCTTGGAGACCCAGCAGTTGAAGCTTTTGCCTTACATCAATTAGGAACTCGTTCTCTTTGTCTGAGTGAAGTCACGCAAGCACGAGATTATTTAACACAAGCGCTTCGTATTAGAGAATCTCTGAATGACCAAATTGGAGCGGAAGTCACCCGTCACAATCTGGAATTTCTTTTGGAACCCCCTTTACCACCTCAGACCAAGCCACAATCTGAATCCGCCGTTAGTCCACCACGTACACGCGATCCATTGTTGTTTAAAGGTAGTCTTGCTGTTTTACTCTTAACACTAGGGGGATTGCTGTTCCTCATTCTATGGTTTTTGTACTCAAAGCCACAAGCCCAAGACTACTCAACAACTCAGATTCCCATCCCAAGCAAAACTCCCGTCCCAACTGAGACTCCTATCCAAACAACACCTCCTACCACAACTCCCGTCCCAACTGAGACTCCTATCCAAACAACACCTCCTACTGAAACTCCCGTCCCAACTCCAACTCACAGCCCAACAATAACTCAGCCTGAAACTCCAACCCTCCAATCTTTATCTCTCAATCAAAGCAGTGTCATTGGGGGTGCAACTGTGGAGGGAAGAGTCATTCTCAGCCATCCAGCACCAGAAAGTGGTGTTATAGTCAATCTCAATAGTCGCAATTCATCTCTTGCTAGAGTTGCACCGTCATCTTTGAAAGTTGAGGCTGGGAATAAAGAAGCTTCATTTGAAATCTTCACGTCTTCTGATGGCAATAACTCCTTAAATGCTGGCATTGTTGAAATTACAGCTACCTATGCAGGAGTAACTAGAATAACATCGCTGATGATTGAATCCGAAAAGCTTCCAAAACCAGAAATCAGCTCTATAAGGCTAGAACAAGGACGCATACCTTGGGGTAAAAAGGTGAAGGGAGCAGTCACTCTCAAGAGCACAGCACCAGATGATGGCGTTATCATTATTTTTACCAGTGATGAGCCATCTCTTGCCACAATCTTACCGTCATCGCTGAAAATTGAAGCTGGAAACACAACAGCTCCTTTTGAGGTCTTAACTTCTATGAACGATCGCAATTTCCTAAAAGATAAAATTGTTGAAATTGCAGCATCTTTGGAAGGAGGAGAGTCCCGTCAGACGGAAAAACTGTCTATTTATACAGAGAATATTTCCCCTAGACTTCAATCGTTACACGTAGAGAATGGTAATGGAGTTAAAATTGAGAGTCTAACTTGGAGTCGAAGAATAACGACCGTGCAAGGAAAACTGACTCTCAATCAACCAGATCCTAACAGAGATATTGCGATCGCACTCACTGGCAGAAATGTGAAAGTGCAGGAAACCGTGACAGTGAAAGCAGGTGAAACTACGGCAATATTTCCAATTAGAATCTTAGGATTTGATGAAAATCAGCAACCCATCAACTTTGTAGAAATCAAAGCTTCCTATAAGAAAATGACTGTAACCGCAACTTTGAAAGTTGTGAAGATAGTACCGAAAATTCCTTTAATCAAAGTCCCTCTTCGATCCCCTTAGACCTACAGTCCTTGCACTTCTGGCGCAGCTGATATCCTATGAACAAGAGTGGCTGACATTTGGGAATAAGGCTCAAGAGTAAAGCTCCAAGTACAAAAACCGTTGTTATCGGGTTGGACACCATTTGTAGTTTCCTCTGCAATCACCTCAACCTTCACTTGCTCCAATTCTGAGACGGGAATGCGTTCAATTGTTTTTATAAACCTTGCCTCTGCTCCTATATTAGAGAGAAATAATGTTCTTGTTTCTGTCAGCTGATTCCACTGAGTGAGATGGTCTTGTTCTTTTTTCTCCTTGGTTGTACGCTGTACCCGCATTGCTGCATCAGGACCCCATCCTAGGGCAAACTTTTCACCAGGAGCAATAAACCCTACAGATGTCTTACCCACAAACTCTGTAGAACGAACTAAATCCACAGGTCCCGCAA
This genomic interval from Scytonema hofmannii PCC 7110 contains the following:
- a CDS encoding ATP-binding protein → MQGTISQSAGNHAIQFGYVGQIESLSVDNRSQQATGNGILQVQIGSITGSTVNVSHGEQQQSPQLRSLPVLLVPRSFPLLLGRREEVKVAVNALPYDQPVEFYGSPGIGKTALLRHLAHHPSITPAFSDGIVYHHSTRHQPVSDLLQILFNAFHESSVPFKSTDIQIRHAFQEKRILIILEVAKLNGEELENLLNSLPSCTFLVTSQERQLWGEGHSVGLHGLHLNDAVSLVARELGRTLSPEERLVAEKLCTALQGHPLRILQTVALVREDNISLALMQERIQSTTSTLGWVEQLLASLQKPQKLIVTALAALGGVALGVELLENLTEIPQVKLVLETLTRRNLLQVDGSRYSLSNNLIEYIQQHWNLTPFLEKATTYFTTWIQQQTTPQSLLEECDAILQVLEWAVKVGRWSDVICLGRGIEGTLALSGQWGTWQIVLQHLLQAARVLGDPAVEAFALHQLGTRSLCLSEVTQARDYLTQALRIRESLNDQIGAEVTRHNLEFLLEPPLPPQTKPQSESAVSPPRTRDPLLFKGSLAVLLLTLGGLLFLILWFLYSKPQAQDYSTTQIPIPSKTPVPTETPIQTTPPTTTPVPTETPIQTTPPTETPVPTPTHSPTITQPETPTLQSLSLNQSSVIGGATVEGRVILSHPAPESGVIVNLNSRNSSLARVAPSSLKVEAGNKEASFEIFTSSDGNNSLNAGIVEITATYAGVTRITSLMIESEKLPKPEISSIRLEQGRIPWGKKVKGAVTLKSTAPDDGVIIIFTSDEPSLATILPSSLKIEAGNTTAPFEVLTSMNDRNFLKDKIVEIAASLEGGESRQTEKLSIYTENISPRLQSLHVENGNGVKIESLTWSRRITTVQGKLTLNQPDPNRDIAIALTGRNVKVQETVTVKAGETTAIFPIRILGFDENQQPINFVEIKASYKKMTVTATLKVVKIVPKIPLIKVPLRSP
- a CDS encoding CHAT domain-containing protein, producing the protein MIKKILILSANPKNTSKLRLDEEVREIQAGLERAKAREQFEIITRWAVRIEDLYRALLDYQPQIVHFSGHGVGSDGLALENNSGELQLVSTQSLAGLFELFKETIECVFLNACYSETQAEAIHQHINYVVGMSQTINDRAAIDFAKGFYDALGAGKSYEFAYKFGCHAIALQGISELEAPVLKSRESAVSVNSATNSNQESNLGNTKERSTQENQQESALPNINQQAGDNAIQFGHIGQAGNLNFHR